The following proteins are encoded in a genomic region of Ictalurus furcatus strain D&B chromosome 6, Billie_1.0, whole genome shotgun sequence:
- the LOC128608414 gene encoding hatching enzyme 1.2, with the protein MVCTLQHSIGSEFRNTRYRSSYTENERTAMDTIMDINDYEAVDAMDGVKLREGDIAVSSRSEKSCFAQSCLWSRSVDGHVYIAYTLSPKYTEAERQIIKQGMHLIERDTCVRFVPRTHQRDFLDIQPKTGCWSYLGSSGGRQTLSLQSPECVSSGVVSHQLMHVLGFVHEQSRADRDKYVTIMWSKIWKDHVRNFGKFKMNNMDMPYDYGSIMHFGKYTYSEDGDPTIVPKRSWNIKLGQRLGPSELDVMKINKLYKCI; encoded by the exons ATGGTTTGTACGTTACAGCATTCCATCGGATCGGAGTTCAGAAATACGAGATACAGGAGTAGTTACACAG aaaatgaaagaactgCGATGGACACAATTATGGACATCAATGACtatgaag CGGTGGATGCGATGGATGGAGTGAAACTCAGAGAGGGTGATATTGCTGTCTCCAGCAGAAGTGAGAAAAGCTGTTTTGCCCAAAGCTGTTTATGGTCCAGATCCGTAGATGGACACGTTTACAtcgcatacacactctcacccaAGTACA CTGAAGCGGAACGCCAAATTATAAAGCAAGGGATGCATCTGATTGAGAGAGACACGTGTGTGCGCTTTGTACCCAGAACACACCAGAGAGACTTCCTGGACATTCAGCCTAAAACTGG GTGTTGGTCATACTTGGGTTCAAGTGGAGGCAGACAGACTCTCTCCTTGCAAAGTCCGGAGTGTGTGAGCTCTGGAGTTGTTTCTCATCAACTCATGCATGTGCTTGGATTTGTACACGAACAGTCACGTGCTGATCGTGATAAATATGTCACAATCATGTGGTCCAAAATTTGGAAAG ATCATGTAAGGAACTTTGGGAAGTTTAAGATGAACAACATGGACATGCCTTATGATTATGGTTCCATCATGCACTTTGGAAA GTACACGTATTCTGAGGATGGTGATCCTACCATTGTGCCAAAACGAAGCTGGAACATTAAACTGGGACAGAGATTGGGTCCAAGTGAACTTGATGTCATGAAAATCAATAAACTCTACAAATGTATTTAG